In Candidatus Tanganyikabacteria bacterium, a single genomic region encodes these proteins:
- a CDS encoding acyl-CoA dehydrogenase, whose translation MITLTPPTTANPYGLDEEQLALQEMVRDFAAREVKPLAAKIDEEETYPRETYDKMGELGLMGLPWPEEYGGAGASYMHYILAVEEISKVCGSTGLSYAAHVSLGSAPIYMFGTEDQRRRFLPALCSGKSVGSWALTEPQAGSDAARQETLAVREGDEYVLTGAKQFITNPPFSEACIVMAMTDKPAGNHGISSFIVPTDTLGFSVGKHEKKLGMRGSPTTEIVMRNCRIPASLRLGEEGTGFKQAMKTLDGGRISIGALALGIAQGAYEEALAYAKERVAFGQPIGKHQAVAHLVADMATQIHAARLLVYHAARLKDAGQDHTLAGAQAKLFASEVAMKVTTDAVQVLGGYGYLRDFPVERMMRDAKLCEIGEGTSQIQRLVIARNIGL comes from the coding sequence ATGATCACGCTCACTCCGCCCACCACAGCAAATCCCTACGGCCTCGACGAGGAGCAACTCGCCCTCCAGGAGATGGTCCGCGACTTCGCCGCCCGGGAGGTCAAGCCCCTCGCGGCCAAGATCGACGAGGAGGAGACCTACCCGCGCGAGACCTACGACAAGATGGGCGAACTCGGCCTCATGGGCCTGCCCTGGCCCGAGGAGTACGGCGGCGCCGGCGCCTCGTACATGCACTACATCCTGGCGGTCGAGGAAATCTCCAAGGTGTGCGGTTCCACCGGCTTGTCGTACGCCGCCCACGTATCGCTGGGCTCCGCGCCCATCTACATGTTCGGCACCGAGGACCAGAGGCGCCGGTTCCTTCCCGCCCTGTGCAGCGGCAAGTCGGTCGGCTCCTGGGCCCTCACCGAGCCGCAGGCCGGCTCGGATGCCGCCCGCCAGGAAACCCTGGCGGTGCGCGAGGGCGACGAGTACGTGCTGACGGGCGCCAAGCAGTTCATCACCAATCCGCCATTCTCCGAGGCGTGCATCGTCATGGCCATGACCGACAAGCCCGCGGGAAATCACGGCATCTCGAGCTTCATCGTCCCCACCGACACCCTGGGCTTCTCGGTGGGCAAGCACGAGAAGAAACTCGGCATGCGCGGCTCGCCCACGACCGAGATCGTGATGCGCAACTGCCGCATCCCGGCCTCGTTGCGGCTGGGCGAGGAGGGCACGGGCTTCAAGCAGGCCATGAAGACCCTTGACGGCGGCCGCATCTCGATCGGCGCGCTGGCGCTCGGCATCGCGCAGGGCGCCTACGAGGAAGCCCTCGCGTACGCCAAGGAGCGCGTGGCCTTCGGTCAGCCCATCGGCAAGCACCAGGCCGTCGCGCACCTAGTCGCCGACATGGCCACCCAGATCCACGCCGCCCGGCTGCTCGTGTACCATGCGGCCCGCCTCAAGGACGCGGGGCAGGACCACACCCTGGCCGGCGCCCAGGCCAAGCTGTTCGCCAGCGAGGTGGCGATGAAGGTCACCACCGACGCCGTGCAGGTCCTGGGCGGCTACGGCTACCTGCGGGACTTCCCTGTCGAGCGCATGATGCGCGACGCCAAGCTCTGCGAAATCGGTGAGGGTACCAGCCAGATCCAGCGGTTGGTGATAGCGCGCAATATCGGCTTGTAG
- a CDS encoding BolA family transcriptional regulator, with protein sequence MTPLDLTAILRAAIPDAEVEVTDTTGTLDHFAIRVVSDAFAGVSLLDQHRMVYRALEAPRADGRIHALEIHTATRS encoded by the coding sequence ATCACGCCGCTAGACCTTACTGCCATCCTGCGCGCGGCCATTCCGGACGCGGAGGTGGAGGTGACCGACACGACGGGCACCCTCGACCACTTCGCCATCCGGGTGGTCTCGGACGCCTTCGCGGGCGTGAGCCTGCTGGATCAGCATCGCATGGTCTACCGGGCCCTCGAGGCGCCGAGGGCCGACGGGCGGATCCACGCTCTGGAAATCCACACCGCGACGCGTTCTTGA